From Oncorhynchus keta strain PuntledgeMale-10-30-2019 chromosome 25, Oket_V2, whole genome shotgun sequence, one genomic window encodes:
- the zgc:113436 gene encoding gypsy retrotransposon integrase-like protein 1 isoform X1 — MLSVDSLQVVAEEEVVESSSNRLGDIYTFVAEGCYPQTMNPIRKKNLKRYAQKFIIDEGRLYYVGPKKEEKREVVIEAERKRQIFLECHFNDIGHHLGQKKTVHRIQSKYYWLGIVKDVVDWVCLSIWSSVYSLEAYIHYSYKLCNCLSQIKVCETCQHTERNKNMTRTVRPIKVDAPWEILGIDIFGPFQKTQQGNSSVVIVTDYFSKWVEAFPIQKRDALSVARCISTSIFRFGAAKTVISTQSVDFCDEVTKHLCNRWNVVQRVSAVELNPLHDHSSGLLKEAIIQVVAEKQAEWDDFLDPVLCLFRTTINPTTKFTPYSLMFNRKTILPSETDQETDLYHSKEEASACMTVMQEQQNSVKQLVIANMNAAYKQEKKNAKRRARNMPSITFKVTDPLFGSGESSSQKKLKRSIYLSFPVETVLATEQCSSDDKKSDLEYPLPISDAH, encoded by the exons ATGTTGAGTGTGGACTCGTTGCAAGTGGTGGCtgaagaggaggtggtggagtCGAGCTCAAACCGCTTGGGTGACATCTACACGTTTGTGGCCGAGGGCTGCTACCCCCAGACAATGAATCCCATACGAAAGAAGAATCTCAAAAGATATGCTCAGAAATTCATCATTGATG AAGGTCGACTGTACTATGTGGGGCCCAAGAAGGAGGAGAAGCGAGAGGTTGTGATTGAAGCTGAACGTAAGCGGCAGATATTCCTTGAGTGCCACTTTAATGACATTGGTCATCACCTGGGACAGAAGAAGACTGTTCACAGGATCCAGAGCAAGTATTACTGGCTGGGTATTGTAAAAGATGTCGTGGACTGGGTATGTTTGTCTATTTGGAGTTCAGTGTACAGCTTGGAGGCATACATTCATTATTCTTACAAATTGTGCAATTGTCTGTCTCAGATAAAGGTATGTGaaacctgtcaacacacagagaggaacaaAAACATGACAAGGACTGTTCGGCCAATCAAAGTGGATGCTCCCTGGGAAATTCTAGGGATTGATATATTTG GGCCTTTCCAAAAAACACAGCAAGGTAATTCCAGCGTGGTAATCGTCACAGATTACTTCAGCAAGTGGGTGGAGGCGTTTCCCATTCAAAAAAGAGATGCCCTCTCTGTTGCCAGATGTATATCTACATCCATTTTCAG GTTTGGAGCAGCAAAAACAGTTATCTCCACACAAAGCGTTGACTTTTGTGACGAG GTGACAAAGCACCTCTGTAACAGGTGGAATGTAGTGCAGAGAGTGTCTGCTGTAGAGTTGAACCCGCTACACGACCACAGCAGTGGACTACTGAAGGAAGCCATCATACAGGTGGTGGCAGAGAAGCAGGCAGAGTGGGACGATTTCCTGGACCCTGTCTTATGTCTGTTTAGGACGACCATCAACCCCACAACAAAGTTCACACCCTATTCACTCATGTTTAATAGGAAAACTATTTTACCTAGTGAG ACCGACCAAGAGACGGATTTGTATCACTCAAAGGAAGAGGCCTCGGCGTGTATGACAGTGATGCAAGAGCAGCAGAACTCTGTAAAGCAACTG GTGATTGCCAACATGAATGCGGCGTACAAACAGGAGAAGAAGAATGCCAAGAGAAGAGCTCGGAACATGCCCTCCATTACCTTCAAAGTCACAGACCCATTGTTTGGCTCGGGTGAGTCGTCCTCCCAGAAGAAACTGAAACGGAGCATTTACCTGTCTTTCCCGGTGGAAACGGTCCTTGCCACTGAGCAATGCAGCTCTGATGACAAAAAGAGTGACTTGGAATACCCCCTGCCGATTTCTGATGCGCATTGA
- the zgc:113436 gene encoding gypsy retrotransposon integrase-like protein 1 isoform X2 — MLSVDSLQVVAEEEVVESSSNRLGDIYTFVAEGCYPQTMNPIRKKNLKRYAQKFIIDEGRLYYVGPKKEEKREVVIEAERKRQIFLECHFNDIGHHLGQKKTVHRIQSKYYWLGIVKDVVDWIKVCETCQHTERNKNMTRTVRPIKVDAPWEILGIDIFGPFQKTQQGNSSVVIVTDYFSKWVEAFPIQKRDALSVARCISTSIFRFGAAKTVISTQSVDFCDEVTKHLCNRWNVVQRVSAVELNPLHDHSSGLLKEAIIQVVAEKQAEWDDFLDPVLCLFRTTINPTTKFTPYSLMFNRKTILPSETDQETDLYHSKEEASACMTVMQEQQNSVKQLVIANMNAAYKQEKKNAKRRARNMPSITFKVTDPLFGSGESSSQKKLKRSIYLSFPVETVLATEQCSSDDKKSDLEYPLPISDAH; from the exons ATGTTGAGTGTGGACTCGTTGCAAGTGGTGGCtgaagaggaggtggtggagtCGAGCTCAAACCGCTTGGGTGACATCTACACGTTTGTGGCCGAGGGCTGCTACCCCCAGACAATGAATCCCATACGAAAGAAGAATCTCAAAAGATATGCTCAGAAATTCATCATTGATG AAGGTCGACTGTACTATGTGGGGCCCAAGAAGGAGGAGAAGCGAGAGGTTGTGATTGAAGCTGAACGTAAGCGGCAGATATTCCTTGAGTGCCACTTTAATGACATTGGTCATCACCTGGGACAGAAGAAGACTGTTCACAGGATCCAGAGCAAGTATTACTGGCTGGGTATTGTAAAAGATGTCGTGGACTGG ATAAAGGTATGTGaaacctgtcaacacacagagaggaacaaAAACATGACAAGGACTGTTCGGCCAATCAAAGTGGATGCTCCCTGGGAAATTCTAGGGATTGATATATTTG GGCCTTTCCAAAAAACACAGCAAGGTAATTCCAGCGTGGTAATCGTCACAGATTACTTCAGCAAGTGGGTGGAGGCGTTTCCCATTCAAAAAAGAGATGCCCTCTCTGTTGCCAGATGTATATCTACATCCATTTTCAG GTTTGGAGCAGCAAAAACAGTTATCTCCACACAAAGCGTTGACTTTTGTGACGAG GTGACAAAGCACCTCTGTAACAGGTGGAATGTAGTGCAGAGAGTGTCTGCTGTAGAGTTGAACCCGCTACACGACCACAGCAGTGGACTACTGAAGGAAGCCATCATACAGGTGGTGGCAGAGAAGCAGGCAGAGTGGGACGATTTCCTGGACCCTGTCTTATGTCTGTTTAGGACGACCATCAACCCCACAACAAAGTTCACACCCTATTCACTCATGTTTAATAGGAAAACTATTTTACCTAGTGAG ACCGACCAAGAGACGGATTTGTATCACTCAAAGGAAGAGGCCTCGGCGTGTATGACAGTGATGCAAGAGCAGCAGAACTCTGTAAAGCAACTG GTGATTGCCAACATGAATGCGGCGTACAAACAGGAGAAGAAGAATGCCAAGAGAAGAGCTCGGAACATGCCCTCCATTACCTTCAAAGTCACAGACCCATTGTTTGGCTCGGGTGAGTCGTCCTCCCAGAAGAAACTGAAACGGAGCATTTACCTGTCTTTCCCGGTGGAAACGGTCCTTGCCACTGAGCAATGCAGCTCTGATGACAAAAAGAGTGACTTGGAATACCCCCTGCCGATTTCTGATGCGCATTGA